One genomic window of Paenisporosarcina antarctica includes the following:
- a CDS encoding DEAD/DEAH box helicase, giving the protein MIKKQKISDLLKEWKQDPVMRERIVHWHTIEEKEASLADFPEDLHSSIKQALKKRGINQLYSHQRQAYDTARDGQSFTAITPTASGKSLCYHLPVLQSIVEDTSSRALYLFPTKALAQDQKSDLNLLIEQMNQDILSYTYDGDTSPAIRTKVRKAGHIVLTNPDMLHSGILPHHTKWVSLFENLKFIVVDELHTYKGVFGSHVAHVLRRLKRICQYYGSNPVFICTSATIANPKELAESLTNESHKLIDQNGAPSGKKNFIFYNPPIVHPTFGVRRSAILEVRDLAKRLYKEEIQTIVFAKSRVRVEMLVTYLKELNKKKINDESIRGYRGGYLPSERRLIEKGLREGTIRTVVSTNALELGVDIGQLQACIMTGYPGNIASAWQQAGRAGRRQDEALIIYVAQSTTLDQYIVNHPSFLLGQSPEEARIHPDNLIILMDHLKCASFELPFKTTEQYGEFEIQELLAYLEAEGILVRTSDKWHWMSDRFPAHEISLRSASQENVIIIDKTIPASTKVIGEMDRYSAMTLLHEEAIYLHQGIQFQVEKLDWEEKKAFVREVDVDYFTDANLAIELKVMSEDQNKVHHNGSISYGDISIIAMATMFKKIRFDTHDNIGSGPIQLPPEELHTSSSWLSFERPQGWTEAMLSDAMTGTASSIASFIPLFVQCDRRDIHVVPQVKSIHAELPTFFVYDSYPGGIGISERVFEVWPELLAHVEQHVTFCPCDQGCPACIGPQDAEAGLKGEVLKLLLYLQIESIKR; this is encoded by the coding sequence TTGATCAAGAAACAAAAGATAAGTGATCTTCTTAAGGAATGGAAGCAAGACCCAGTTATGAGAGAACGTATCGTTCATTGGCACACTATAGAGGAAAAAGAGGCTTCTTTAGCGGATTTTCCGGAAGATTTGCATTCCTCGATTAAACAAGCATTAAAAAAAAGAGGAATAAATCAACTATATAGCCATCAGCGACAAGCTTATGATACCGCGAGAGACGGTCAATCTTTTACAGCGATTACACCTACAGCATCTGGAAAATCACTTTGTTATCATTTACCAGTTTTACAGTCAATCGTAGAAGATACGTCTTCACGTGCTCTATATTTATTTCCAACCAAAGCTCTCGCACAAGACCAAAAATCTGATTTGAATTTATTAATCGAACAAATGAATCAAGATATTTTGAGTTACACATACGATGGGGATACTTCGCCAGCAATTCGCACAAAAGTAAGAAAGGCCGGACACATTGTATTAACAAATCCAGATATGCTACATTCGGGAATTTTACCTCACCATACGAAATGGGTTTCATTATTTGAAAACTTAAAATTTATCGTAGTAGATGAACTCCATACATATAAAGGTGTTTTTGGTAGTCATGTTGCACATGTGTTACGGCGGTTAAAGCGTATTTGTCAATATTATGGAAGTAATCCGGTTTTTATTTGTACTTCTGCAACGATTGCAAATCCAAAAGAATTAGCAGAATCGCTTACTAACGAGTCTCATAAACTTATCGATCAAAACGGTGCACCGTCAGGTAAAAAGAATTTCATATTTTATAATCCACCGATTGTTCATCCAACGTTTGGTGTAAGACGAAGTGCCATCTTAGAAGTAAGAGATTTGGCAAAGCGTTTGTATAAAGAAGAAATTCAAACAATCGTTTTTGCTAAAAGTAGAGTTCGAGTTGAAATGCTAGTTACCTATTTAAAAGAGTTAAACAAAAAGAAAATAAATGATGAATCTATTAGAGGATACCGTGGAGGCTATTTACCTTCTGAACGTAGGTTGATTGAAAAAGGGCTACGTGAAGGTACCATCCGAACTGTGGTTAGTACAAATGCTTTAGAACTAGGAGTAGATATTGGTCAATTGCAAGCTTGCATAATGACTGGATACCCTGGGAATATTGCGAGTGCTTGGCAGCAAGCCGGTAGAGCAGGGAGAAGACAAGATGAAGCACTTATTATCTATGTTGCACAATCGACTACACTAGATCAATATATTGTAAATCATCCGTCATTCTTACTTGGACAGTCGCCTGAAGAAGCCCGTATACATCCTGACAATTTAATCATTTTAATGGATCATTTAAAATGTGCGTCATTTGAATTGCCTTTTAAAACGACTGAACAATACGGTGAGTTTGAAATTCAAGAATTACTTGCCTATTTAGAAGCAGAAGGTATATTAGTGAGAACTTCAGACAAATGGCACTGGATGAGTGATCGTTTTCCAGCACATGAAATCAGTCTACGCTCCGCATCACAGGAAAATGTCATAATAATTGATAAAACCATACCAGCTTCAACAAAAGTAATTGGTGAAATGGATCGTTATAGTGCGATGACACTGCTTCATGAAGAAGCGATTTATCTACATCAAGGGATTCAATTCCAAGTAGAAAAATTGGACTGGGAAGAAAAGAAAGCATTTGTACGAGAAGTTGACGTTGATTATTTTACAGATGCCAATTTAGCAATTGAACTAAAAGTGATGAGTGAAGACCAAAATAAAGTTCATCACAATGGTTCTATAAGCTATGGAGATATCTCTATAATAGCAATGGCAACGATGTTCAAGAAAATCCGTTTCGATACACATGACAATATCGGGTCAGGACCAATTCAACTACCTCCAGAAGAATTACATACGTCTTCAAGTTGGTTGAGCTTTGAAAGACCACAAGGATGGACAGAAGCCATGCTTTCAGATGCTATGACAGGAACTGCATCGTCTATTGCATCGTTTATCCCCTTATTTGTCCAATGTGATCGTCGTGATATTCATGTAGTACCACAAGTGAAATCAATTCATGCAGAACTGCCCACATTTTTTGTTTATGATAGCTACCCAGGGGGAATTGGCATTAGTGAACGTGTATTTGAAGTGTGGCCAGAACTACTAGCCCATGTAGAACAACATGTTACATTTTGTCCATGTGACCAGGGGTGTCCTGCGTGTATTGGGCCACAAGATGCTGAAGCTGGTTTAAAAGGTGAAGTGCTGAAGCTTCTCCTATATTTGCAAATAGAATCAATTAAAAGGTGA
- a CDS encoding DUF1798 family protein: MKLNEHTKLILEESQTCLTRHQEMRNTDSTPDFFSQVKPHADQWHAFLIEWREQARIWLDDKRPKHMRIQQIDAAIEAFNQYVVQSFYKETGKKRFAQSIQSTCYTLQTFIHVQQLEGEKLDQETKDK; this comes from the coding sequence ATGAAGTTAAACGAACACACAAAATTGATTTTAGAAGAAAGTCAAACATGTTTAACTCGTCACCAAGAAATGCGTAATACGGACTCAACACCAGATTTTTTTTCGCAAGTTAAACCTCATGCCGATCAGTGGCATGCCTTTTTAATTGAATGGAGAGAACAGGCAAGAATATGGCTTGATGATAAACGTCCAAAACATATGAGAATCCAACAAATTGACGCAGCTATTGAAGCTTTCAATCAATATGTTGTTCAATCATTTTATAAAGAGACAGGCAAAAAAAGATTTGCTCAGTCGATACAATCAACTTGTTATACATTGCAAACATTTATACATGTTCAACAGCTAGAAGGTGAAAAGCTTGATCAAGAAACAAAAGATAAGTGA
- the recU gene encoding Holliday junction resolvase RecU: MEINYPNGKIYTPKKNNSENRSKKDYSYSNRGKTLEDEINETNDYYMQKGTAVIHKKPVPIQVVKVEYPSRSAAVIKEAYYRTASTTDFNGVWKGLHVDFEAKETKNKTSFPLKNIHAHQIDHMRLVTEQKGITFLIVRFSLINRYFILPFKPLQDAWNVMCNGGKKSIPFDFFEQHAFEIVPGAYPPIDYLQGVTRMLSE, translated from the coding sequence TTGGAAATTAACTACCCGAACGGTAAAATTTACACTCCTAAAAAAAATAATAGTGAAAATCGTTCAAAAAAGGATTATTCCTATAGTAATAGGGGAAAAACGTTAGAGGATGAGATTAATGAAACGAATGACTACTACATGCAAAAAGGTACAGCCGTCATCCACAAGAAACCAGTACCGATTCAAGTAGTCAAAGTAGAATATCCATCCAGAAGTGCCGCTGTCATAAAGGAAGCTTATTACCGTACTGCTTCGACGACAGATTTCAATGGGGTCTGGAAAGGGCTACATGTGGATTTTGAAGCGAAAGAAACAAAAAATAAAACCTCGTTTCCTTTAAAAAATATCCACGCTCACCAAATTGACCACATGCGACTAGTCACAGAACAAAAAGGAATCACCTTTTTAATTGTTCGGTTTTCATTGATTAACCGCTATTTCATTCTACCATTTAAACCCTTGCAAGATGCTTGGAATGTAATGTGCAATGGTGGTAAAAAATCAATACCGTTCGACTTTTTTGAACAACACGCCTTTGAAATAGTCCCAGGAGCATACCCTCCGATAGACTATTTACAAGGAGTAACAAGGATGCTTTCAGAGTAA
- a CDS encoding penicillin-binding protein 1A has translation MSENINSRGQRRKELEKQKKSKKISKIGWIRRIVVAIFIIGLAGLLFGGGLFAFYASSAPKLDEESLKDPITSVILDKNDDVFATIGSPEKRDYVNYKDIPKGMEDAILATEDVRFYKHNGIDFYRLGGAVLANITSGFGSQGASTITQQVIKNSFLQNEKTLKRKAQEAYLSYQLEKKYEKEEIFEMYFNKVLMSGNIYGFGTASNSFFGRDIKDLKLHEMALLAGMPQSPNNYHPFDDPEAAEKRRNIVLRLMEQHGKITKAEMEEQQAIPIAEGLLPEEKRQISKANKYDAYIDIVKKELAAKGEDDSLNYGIKIYTTLDPQAQVSVEEALASANFPTESMQAGMTVLDTKTGAIVAVGGGRNYENGTNYARQTDRSIGSTVKPILDYGPAIEYLDWSTGHTIVDEKMTYADGQQIRNFDGDYLGSMTIREALFRSRNIPAVKTFNELDAGKRKEFANKLGFTGDSLDYESAAIGGTYNKINTMKLAASYAAFGNAGIYSEPYTIREIVFRDGETKKTYKPKSTPAMKDSTAYMVTDMLRDVVSERSGSTGKAANVSGLDVAGKTGTTNYDADEFNKYNLKDGSAPDVWFAGYTSNYSIAVWTGYHTRKDAIDTTNQNERTFAQRLFKEVMTNVSTGNNTASFKRPNSVIEATVEVGTSPLRLASEFTPASLKRTELFVRGSEPTQVSYEYEKVEVDAPTKLKADYSEGDQTATLSWDHKSPSKRGKKSNLDVAFEVSYAIDGGTPTVLQSTSQKGLIVTGIAPGSTYTFTVVAIADNIRSSPASTTLEIDAVEVPEPVEEEISEEDKDEEKDKDKEKDKDKDKEAPPAEEPTPPVEEPTPPIEEPTPPGDGDDDSTDEATDTIIDEAKAALSNRQNN, from the coding sequence GTGAGCGAAAATATTAACTCTCGTGGACAACGAAGAAAAGAATTAGAGAAACAGAAGAAAAGCAAAAAGATATCTAAAATAGGTTGGATTAGACGCATTGTAGTTGCCATTTTTATCATCGGATTAGCGGGTTTATTATTCGGTGGAGGACTTTTTGCATTTTACGCTAGCTCTGCCCCAAAATTAGATGAAGAATCGTTGAAAGATCCAATTACATCCGTAATTTTAGATAAAAATGATGATGTATTCGCTACAATTGGCTCACCAGAAAAACGTGATTACGTAAATTATAAGGATATACCAAAAGGCATGGAAGATGCGATTTTAGCAACTGAAGATGTGCGTTTCTATAAACATAATGGAATAGATTTTTATCGTTTAGGTGGAGCAGTTCTTGCAAACATTACAAGTGGTTTTGGTTCACAAGGTGCAAGTACAATAACACAGCAAGTGATTAAAAATTCATTTCTTCAAAATGAAAAAACGTTAAAACGTAAAGCACAAGAAGCCTACCTTTCCTATCAACTAGAAAAGAAATACGAAAAAGAAGAAATTTTTGAAATGTACTTTAACAAAGTATTAATGTCCGGTAATATATACGGATTTGGTACTGCTTCAAATAGCTTTTTCGGTAGAGATATTAAAGATTTGAAGTTGCATGAGATGGCTTTGTTAGCTGGTATGCCACAAAGTCCAAACAATTATCACCCTTTTGATGACCCAGAGGCTGCAGAAAAACGCCGTAATATTGTGTTACGACTTATGGAACAACATGGAAAAATAACGAAAGCAGAAATGGAAGAACAACAAGCGATTCCTATTGCAGAAGGATTGTTGCCTGAAGAAAAACGTCAAATTTCTAAAGCAAATAAATATGACGCTTATATAGATATTGTAAAAAAAGAATTAGCAGCAAAAGGTGAAGATGATTCACTAAATTATGGAATAAAAATTTACACCACCCTTGATCCACAAGCTCAAGTTTCGGTTGAAGAAGCACTAGCTAGTGCAAACTTCCCTACTGAAAGCATGCAAGCTGGTATGACCGTACTCGATACCAAAACAGGTGCAATCGTCGCAGTAGGTGGCGGTAGAAATTATGAAAATGGAACAAATTATGCAAGACAAACCGATCGTTCAATAGGCTCCACTGTTAAGCCTATTCTTGATTATGGTCCTGCTATCGAATATTTAGACTGGTCAACTGGACACACAATTGTTGATGAAAAAATGACATACGCAGATGGGCAACAAATTCGTAATTTCGATGGTGATTATTTAGGTTCTATGACGATAAGAGAAGCATTATTTCGTTCTAGAAATATTCCGGCTGTAAAGACGTTTAATGAATTAGATGCAGGAAAGCGAAAAGAGTTTGCAAATAAGTTAGGCTTTACAGGAGATTCTCTTGATTATGAATCTGCTGCAATTGGTGGAACGTATAATAAAATTAATACAATGAAATTAGCTGCCTCATATGCAGCATTCGGTAATGCAGGGATTTATTCAGAACCTTACACTATTCGAGAAATTGTCTTCCGTGATGGAGAAACGAAAAAAACCTATAAACCAAAATCTACACCTGCCATGAAGGATTCAACTGCTTACATGGTAACTGATATGTTACGTGATGTAGTAAGTGAGCGAAGTGGTTCAACCGGTAAAGCAGCAAACGTTTCCGGACTTGATGTGGCTGGTAAAACAGGTACAACTAATTATGATGCAGATGAATTTAATAAGTATAATTTAAAAGATGGATCAGCACCTGATGTTTGGTTTGCTGGTTACACTTCAAACTATTCAATCGCAGTTTGGACAGGATATCATACACGAAAAGACGCAATTGATACAACTAATCAAAATGAACGTACATTTGCTCAAAGATTATTTAAAGAAGTTATGACAAATGTATCTACAGGTAATAACACAGCAAGTTTCAAACGTCCAAATTCAGTTATTGAAGCAACCGTTGAAGTAGGCACTTCCCCTCTTCGACTTGCAAGTGAATTTACACCTGCAAGCTTAAAGCGCACAGAATTATTCGTTCGCGGGTCAGAGCCAACACAAGTATCTTATGAATACGAAAAAGTTGAAGTCGATGCTCCAACAAAACTAAAAGCAGACTATAGTGAAGGCGATCAAACTGCTACCTTATCTTGGGACCATAAATCACCTTCTAAACGCGGCAAAAAAAGTAATCTTGATGTAGCATTTGAAGTTTCCTATGCCATTGATGGAGGTACCCCTACCGTTCTTCAGAGTACAAGCCAAAAAGGCTTAATTGTTACAGGGATTGCACCAGGAAGTACGTATACATTTACTGTTGTAGCAATAGCAGATAATATCAGAAGTTCACCAGCAAGCACTACTTTAGAAATTGATGCTGTTGAAGTACCTGAACCGGTTGAAGAAGAAATTTCAGAAGAAGATAAAGACGAGGAAAAAGATAAAGATAAAGAAAAAGACAAAGACAAAGATAAAGAAGCACCACCTGCAGAAGAACCAACACCTCCTGTAGAAGAGCCAACGCCACCTATAGAAGAACCAACACCTCCTGGAGATGGCGATGATGATTCTACTGATGAAGCAACAGACACAATTATAGATGAAGCAAAAGCAGCTTTATCTAATAGACAAAATAACTGA